ACTAAAAGTTGATATGATGAAAGCGTATGACAGGGTGGAGTGGAATTATCTGAGAGCAATAATGTTGAAGTTGGGGTTTTCACAGAGATGGGTTGATATTGTTATGGGAATGGTTACTTCGGTTTCCTTCTCAGTTCTTTTTAAAGGGCAAAAACTTGAGGTTTTTAATCCTTCATGTGGTATCCGTCAGGGAGATCCAATCTCACCGTACCTTTTTTTgctggcagcagagggcctttcgtgccttttaaaatccAGAGTTCAGTCATCCAATCTTGCAGGAATACAAGTGGCTCCATCGGCTCCACCGGTTAACCATTTGTTGTTTGATGACAGCATGCTGTTTTTTTAAAGCAAATAGTGAGGGGGCTGAAGAAGTGTCTCTCTTGTTGGAAACCTATGCTAAAGCGTCAGGACAGAGAATTAACAGAGATAAGTCTTCCTTGTTTTTCAGCAAGGGCTGTCCAGAGGGAGTAAGAGCTACCATAAAAAATATTCTCAATATCCCCAATGAACAGTTGAATGAGAAATACCTAGGTATGCCATCTGATGTGGGTGTTTCAAAAAATGGTGCATTTAAATATCTGAAGGATAGATTATGGAGTAAGATACAAGGATGGATGGAAAAACTTTTATCATCAGCTGGGAAAGAGGTCCTTATTAAATCAGTAGATCAAGCTATTCCGGTCTACTCAATGTCCTGCTTCAAACTCCCAAGAGGATTGTGCAAGAGCTTGACCTCTATGATTAATGCATTTTGGTGGGGCAGCAAGAGGGGTCAAAGAAAGCCATACTAGGTATCTTGGGATGTTATGAGCATGCCCAAGTACATGGGAGGCTTAGGCTTTAGAGATTTTGAAATTTTCAATTTGGCACTGTTAGCCCTACAGGCGTGGAGAGTTCTTCAATGCCCAGAATCTTTAAGTGCATGAATTCTACAAGCAGTCTATTTCCCGGGGGGGGTGACTTGCTGTCCGCAGAACTTGGTAATCATCCTTCCCAGATCTAGCGGTCTCTTCTGGAGGGACGTGATACTTTGCGTCAGGGCCTTATTCGGAGAGTGGGAAATGGTGAAACGGCAGAAATCTGGAATATGAATTGGATACCGAGGAAAGAAAATATGAGACCAATTGTTTCGCTGGTCAATCAACCACCACACTTGGTATATGAATTAATGGATCAAGGGAATGCTAGATGGAATTCAGAATTGATACAACAAGTCTTCCTGCCATATGATGCTAGTGCCATCTTGCAAATTCCAGTTTGTACTCGGAACATTGTAGATTTCTGGTCGTGGGCTTTTGAGAAAAATGGAATTTTTCAGTCCGTTCAGCTTATAGGATGATCACGGAAACAAAGAAGAGGAGGGAAGATTGGCTGGAAGAGCGTCCGGGCGGCTCTGACACAAGTAACAAATCAACATCATGGACCTCTCTATGGAATACAATGGTGCCAGCAAAAATCAAAGTTTTCCTGTGGAgactgtccaagaattctataccaACAGAAGATGTTCGAAAGAATAGAAATATGTCACACACGGATGAGTGTTTTGCTTGTGGAGCTACTGATTCTTGGCGGCATAGTTTACTGGAATGCACCTCGGCTCGATGCGTTTGGGCGCTTGTTGATCCTGATTTATTGGAGCATATGCTAGAAACAAGGGAACCATCAGCGGAAAGTTGGCTATTTTCTATGATGGATGTCCTCAGACATGAGGAATTCACTCGGCTGGTAGTAACGTTATGGGCCATCTGGTACGCACGGCGAAAACTGATACATGAGTCTATCAGTCAGAACCCGTATGAGACACATGCTTTCGTCATGAGATTTATCTCTGAACTTGATCAGCTGAAGGATCCTTCGGTCACAGAAGTTAGAACGGCTATCCCGGGCCAGCCAAGGCGAAAGTGGATTGCACCACAGGAAGGTCATGTCAAGATCAATGTggataccccgcaaaaaaaagatcaATGTGGATGCTGGGGTGTCAGTTCACCATAATATGGGATCAGCTGCTGCGGTCTGTAGAACGAGGGAAGGAACCTATCTTGGAATCTCACTGCTGGCAGTTCATGGTCTACTTAATCCGGAGATGCTGGAAGCAATTGCTTGCCGGGAAGCAATCGCCCTAGCCCAAGATATGGGGGTGCAGAATATTCAGATTGCTTCAGATTGTCAGCAAATTGTCAACCACATCCATCTTGGACCTGGAGGAGAGGATGGAGGCATCATCAAAGAGATTTTAGAGAGTTCTGGACTGTTTCAGTCTTGTAATTTTTCTTTCGAATACAGAACTTTCAATATGGAAGCTCATAGGCTTGCTAGGTTTGGGGTCTCTCTTACTCAAGGGAGACACATATGGCTAGGTCTTCCTCATGATCCTGTTGCCATTCCTGTAAACATTTTAGTTAATCAATAAATCCTAGCAGGTTTCGCTCAAAAAAAAATCTATAGAAGCCATCCTTCGTCAGTCATTCACCAAATCCCCAATTCCCCAATCCATGGCGCCGCCGCCAACCTCGCGCCCAGCAccaccgccggagccgccgttcCTTCGAACCCCACACGATCTCCTCGAGGAAATCTTCCTCCGCCTCCCCACTGCCGCGGACCTAGCCCGCGCCTCCACCGCATGCGCCACCTTTTGCAGCGTCATCACCGGCCACGCATTCCTCCGTCTTTACCGCACCCTCCACCCGCCGCCTCTCATCGGCTTTCTCCACGACCCGTTCAGTCCGGCGCAGCCGCCGCACCcttccgccgtcgccgcccgcgcctTCGCCGACTTCAGTTTCTCTTGCTCCTCCTTCctccccgccaccgccggccgTAACTGGAGTAGAATCAACTTTTTCGACGGACGCGCCCTCCTTGCCGGCGCCCCGGTCGAAGAAGAAAGCGGTAGCAACATCCTTCTGGGTTCCGATGTGTGCGACTACATGTACCGCAAATTTCTGGTCAGAGACCTTGCCGTGTGACCCCGTGCATCGCCGCTACATCCTGCTGCCCGCCGTCCCCGACGACCTGAAGGCGCTGGTCCGCAGACCGGACCTTTTTGGTCTAGAGACTTTCCTTGCTCCCGGCGACGATGAGGAGGACCCTCTATCATTCAGAGTGATGTGCTTGGCGCAATGCAGAATGCATCTGCTGCTTATTGTCTTCTCCTCTTTGAACGGACAATGGCGTGTTCTTACAAACGACCAATGGAGTTCTCGGGCTACACTTGCTTCCTTTGAAAACTCTGAGCCTGGGCTTTCGGATCGACAGTTCGTCCACGGATGTTTCTGCTGGCAATTGCATTTCCTGGACAAGTTGCTTCTGCTCGACACGCACACCATGGAGTTCTCTGATGTCGACCTCCCGCCTGACCATCGAGGGATGGGTCGATCTGTCATTGTCGAGGCATCGGAGGGAAAGCTTGGCATGCTCACTAAATGGTATGATCAGGACACTGAAAATGACCCACTCTGGCTCACGTATTCTGTTCTACGAAATAATCAATGGCACTGGGAGAAGGACATCCCGATGCCGGTAAAGCGTGCAATTCTGGTTGGTGTAGCTGGGGGATACTTGCTTTTACACGTGTTGTACACCACGCCTTCACAAGAGGATCTGAAGTTTGGATACTTCTCGGTGGACTTGAAGACATTGCAAGTCGAGTTGTTCGCTAGGCTTAGCAAAGCGATCTCAGCTGGTCATCTATATGCTGGTTTCCCACCATCCCTGTCTCCACCAACTATCTGAGTTGCTCAAGTTGCTCAGCCTTCAGCGTACTCTTATTTAATCTGGTTACAGTCTGGCACAGCAAAGCAATATGTTGCagtgatttgcttgatgttaaCAAGCTTTGGTAGTATGCTTATTTTCATACAAGCAGTGCTGGTTATGGATACAGCTAATTGATATTGTGCGCATCATTTGCACTATATTCTGTCCTGCCTGCAGTTTTATAGTTAATAAGTGTTATGTATCGTTCGCACATTTTGGGATAATGTATTGTCTAATTTAAGTGAAACTGGAAGCTTACTGAATTCTGGAAAGCAATTCTCATCTAGTGAACATGCATATGAGCATCTTATGACTGCAGGAGTAAAAAAAGGAGACCACTTTAGTGTCATTGTTCCAGTAAATCCAGAGTTGGCCTTGGGCATGTATATTCTACAAATCCTGGGTTGCTTTGTTTCTTGTTAGAATTAGAACCTTTAGCTAACGCTTATAACTGGTTTAGCCAGCTTGCTCACATCTTTTTCATGTTATTGTCTTCGTTAATACTACACACTACCAGAAAAACTTGTTTTGCCGACGGCcaaacctatgccgacggccctcgtCGGCATATGTGGGCATACCCCGACGGCCCAACTAAAGCCGTCGGCGTAGAAAGGCCGTCGGCGTATaaccatctatgccgacgggggccgtcggcacaGATAAGCCGTCGGCATTTCTTCGAATATACctacggtggccgtcggcatagagcagGCCGTCGGCATATCACGTGGGCCCGTCTACCCGGGCGGCGACGGCAGTTCGACGGCGTCAGGCTACGCTGACGGGCTAACGGTGGCCGTCAGCATAGCtacgccgacggcctagccgtcggcatagctatgccGACATCATCGATCCGCCGCGCCGCCACATCATCGATCCGCGTCGTTCGCCGGTCCCGTGGGGTGGcatttctatgccgacggctaggccgtcggcataggcctggcccatggtttttgccacgtcattgatccccgccctacgccacgtcatcgatccagggCTCTACCGTTCCGTGGccgtagctatgccgacggctttgccgtaggcatagatttctaataatatttttatattttttatattttctctttttattttttagtttttttccaatactaatttcattaacttaaatgtacagaaaacatatatcgattgccccccacaCGGGCCTTCTTCCGTCGTGTCACAGAGAGGTTAGACGGGAAGGGGTACctgtggggggtagcaatgccgccaggtgttgcggtgggccctcctacggttgtggaaacgtggtggcaggcgcaggcacgcggctccgtggtgtgccccctcccccctcacgGGCGTCGATGTCGCCGTGCCCCGGAGGGGGGAAACAGCCACGTCGGGCCGACGCAgagggaatcttggggtgggttgTGCCGGGACTGTGTTGGGGGGTGTAGCTATGGCTGGGCTATGACAAcaaggtgaaaaggtccaccggtcaaactacgtccagcgaaagtcaaagggatagacccggcggtcgtctgtgtcagggttagacgggacggggtacctgggggggtagcaatgccgccaggtgttgtgGTGGCCCtcctccggtggcattgctacccccctagggcccccgtcccgcctaaccctatagcgtttgaccacgggatctacccctttgactttgcacggacgggctttgagcag
The sequence above is drawn from the Triticum aestivum cultivar Chinese Spring chromosome 7A, IWGSC CS RefSeq v2.1, whole genome shotgun sequence genome and encodes:
- the LOC123152889 gene encoding uncharacterized protein, whose amino-acid sequence is MAPPPTSRPAPPPEPPFLRTPHDLLEEIFLRLPTAADLARASTACATFCSVITGHAFLRLYRTLHPPPLIGFLHDPFSPAQPPHPSAVAARAFADFSFSCSSFLPATAGQTLPCDPVHRRYILLPAVPDDLKALVRRPDLFGLETFLAPGDDEEDPLSFRVMCLAQCRMHLLLIVFSSLNGQWRVLTNDQWSSRATLASFENSEPGLSDRQFVHGCFCWQLHFLDKLLLLDTHTMEFSDVDLPPDHRGMGRSVIVEASEGKLGMLTKWYDQDTENDPLWLTYSVLRNNQWHWEKDIPMPVKRAILVGVAGGYLLLHVLYTTPSQEDLKFGYFSVDLKTLQVELFARLSKAISAGHLYAGFPPSLSPPTI